From a region of the Nitrospirota bacterium genome:
- a CDS encoding DegQ family serine endoprotease codes for MQYDYRTTGHCSGAPARRLLELVVLLLSLSLLAPAAADAALSDKEATEVLTKFGDALSRVAERVKPAVVNISTTRTVKAPRHPFFEDPMFRRFFGDGMQNPQSRKVASLGSGVIATANGYIVTNNHVIDGAEDILVKLADNREYKGKVVGLDSKTDVAVIKIEEKDLPTIPWGDSDKLRVGEMVLAVGNPYSLSQTVTMGIISALGRAGFGITDYEDFIQTDAAINPGNSGGALVSVRGEVIGVNTAIFSTTGGYQGVGFAIPSNMVKSIMESIISQGKVVRGWLGVQIQPLTPELSKQFKLKDEKGVLLVDVVEGGPAEKGGLKRGDVVVEYDGKKITDPFHFKNMVAATKPGSTVQVKIVRNGAPVTLPVAIGELPVEPQLAATAEADNALKGVSVLELTPDLLQKLNIARKINGVVVNGIDDESPALGTLNKGDIILEVNRQPVPTMKEYRTVVSALEKNQDVLLLMIRGGVTQYITVPGSKK; via the coding sequence ATGCAGTACGACTATCGCACAACAGGTCACTGTTCCGGCGCACCGGCGAGGAGGCTGCTCGAGCTCGTGGTGCTCCTGCTTTCATTAAGTCTCCTTGCACCGGCAGCTGCCGATGCGGCACTCTCCGATAAAGAGGCGACCGAAGTACTGACAAAGTTCGGTGATGCGCTTTCGCGGGTCGCCGAGCGGGTGAAGCCGGCTGTCGTCAACATCTCGACCACGAGGACGGTCAAGGCGCCCCGGCACCCGTTCTTCGAGGACCCCATGTTCCGCCGTTTCTTCGGCGACGGTATGCAAAATCCCCAGAGCAGGAAGGTCGCCAGCCTCGGGTCCGGCGTGATCGCGACCGCGAACGGCTATATCGTGACGAATAATCATGTCATCGACGGCGCCGAGGATATCCTCGTCAAGCTCGCCGACAACCGCGAGTACAAGGGCAAAGTGGTGGGGCTCGATTCGAAAACGGATGTCGCCGTCATAAAAATAGAAGAGAAGGACCTGCCGACCATTCCCTGGGGTGATTCCGATAAGCTGCGGGTCGGCGAGATGGTCCTCGCCGTAGGGAACCCCTACAGCCTGAGCCAGACCGTCACCATGGGCATCATCAGTGCGCTCGGCAGGGCGGGCTTCGGCATCACCGACTATGAGGATTTCATTCAGACCGATGCAGCGATCAATCCGGGCAACTCCGGCGGCGCGCTCGTCAGTGTCAGGGGAGAGGTCATCGGCGTCAATACCGCCATATTCAGCACCACCGGCGGCTACCAGGGGGTAGGCTTCGCGATCCCCTCCAACATGGTGAAGAGCATCATGGAGAGCATCATCAGCCAGGGCAAGGTCGTCCGCGGCTGGCTCGGCGTACAGATACAGCCCCTTACCCCCGAGCTGTCGAAGCAGTTCAAGCTGAAGGACGAGAAGGGAGTGCTCCTCGTCGATGTCGTCGAAGGCGGTCCTGCTGAAAAGGGCGGATTGAAGCGGGGCGACGTGGTGGTGGAGTACGACGGCAAAAAGATCACCGATCCTTTCCACTTCAAGAACATGGTCGCTGCTACGAAGCCGGGGAGCACCGTGCAGGTAAAAATTGTCCGGAACGGCGCGCCGGTCACGCTGCCGGTTGCGATCGGCGAGCTCCCGGTCGAGCCCCAGCTCGCCGCGACCGCCGAGGCCGATAATGCGCTGAAAGGCGTGTCGGTCCTCGAGCTCACCCCCGACCTCCTGCAGAAATTGAACATCGCCAGGAAGATAAACGGCGTTGTCGTCAACGGCATCGATGACGAGAGCCCGGCGCTCGGCACGCTGAACAAAGGTGATATCATACTCGAAGTGAACCGGCAGCCGGTACCCACCATGAAGGAGTACCGGACGGTCGTCTCGGCCCTCGAAAAGAATCAGGACGTGCTGCTCCTGATGATACGCGGGGGTGTAACGCAATACATCACGGTGCCGGGCTCGAAAAAGTAG
- the hemW gene encoding radical SAM family heme chaperone HemW, giving the protein MVHNLYIHIPFCIRKCAYCDFYSIPLPGASSGEEARSYVDALMREIRLRGNDARGLRTVYLGGGTPSLLRAADIERVLNALDVHYGVDREAEITIEANPGTVTAESLRLFRGAGINRLSIGVQSMDQRELEVLGRRHTAEAGYRAVDAARAAGFDNVSLDLIYGIPGQNRAQWMQTVARIIALEPEHISAYELTPEKNTPLFASLEKGSLVMPGEEEITAMYYDALDAFGAAGYFHYEISNFARPGRQCFHNLNYWNRGTYLGIGAGAHSFAQGRRTANAADVHAYINRLDHDELPVAEETAISESDAFKEWIFLGLRKTEGIDPGEVPGGEALVNDEAAEELLLRGLVELSGHRLRLTRQGLVLSSEVMVRLLKD; this is encoded by the coding sequence ATGGTCCATAACCTCTATATTCATATCCCCTTCTGCATAAGGAAATGCGCCTACTGCGATTTCTATTCTATTCCTTTGCCGGGCGCTTCTTCCGGGGAGGAGGCGCGCTCCTACGTCGATGCCCTTATGAGGGAGATACGGCTGAGGGGGAACGATGCCCGAGGTCTCAGAACTGTCTACCTCGGGGGCGGGACCCCCTCCCTGCTGAGAGCCGCGGATATCGAGCGAGTGCTGAATGCCCTCGATGTCCATTACGGAGTGGACCGGGAGGCAGAGATTACGATCGAAGCGAATCCCGGTACGGTTACGGCCGAAAGCCTCCGGCTGTTCCGGGGAGCGGGCATCAACAGGCTGAGCATCGGGGTGCAGTCAATGGATCAGCGCGAGCTCGAGGTGCTCGGGAGGCGCCACACTGCAGAGGCGGGCTATCGGGCTGTCGATGCTGCGCGGGCCGCCGGGTTCGATAATGTATCGCTCGACCTGATATACGGCATACCAGGGCAGAACAGGGCGCAGTGGATGCAGACCGTTGCGCGTATCATCGCGCTGGAGCCCGAGCATATCTCTGCGTACGAGCTCACGCCGGAGAAGAACACCCCGCTCTTTGCGAGCCTCGAAAAAGGCAGTCTTGTCATGCCCGGCGAGGAGGAGATAACGGCCATGTATTACGACGCCCTCGACGCGTTCGGGGCAGCGGGATACTTTCACTACGAGATATCGAATTTCGCCAGACCGGGACGGCAGTGCTTCCATAATCTCAATTACTGGAACAGGGGGACCTATCTCGGCATCGGCGCCGGCGCCCACTCGTTCGCTCAGGGCAGGAGAACGGCGAATGCAGCGGATGTACACGCCTATATCAACCGGCTCGACCATGATGAACTTCCCGTCGCAGAGGAAACGGCTATCAGCGAAAGCGATGCTTTCAAGGAATGGATATTCCTCGGCCTGCGAAAGACAGAGGGAATCGATCCGGGGGAGGTCCCCGGAGGAGAGGCCCTCGTTAATGACGAGGCCGCGGAAGAATTGCTCCTCCGCGGCCTCGTCGAGCTCTCCGGCCACCGCCTCAGGCTTACCCGCCAGGGGCTCGTCCTGAGCTCTGAAGTGATGGTGCGGCTCCTGAAGGACTGA
- the ribD gene encoding bifunctional diaminohydroxyphosphoribosylaminopyrimidine deaminase/5-amino-6-(5-phosphoribosylamino)uracil reductase RibD, protein MKTTDRDVSFMKRALRLAAKARGMTSPNPMVGAVVVKNGRIIAEDYHKRPGELHAEALAILQAKERAKNATLYVTLEPCCHLDKRTPPCTKAIISSGIKKVVVAMRDPNPKVAGKGVEELERQGIEVVHGVLENEARRLNEAYIKFITTRTPFVTLKIAMTLDGRIATPEGQSKWITGEQARKIVHRMRSEADALLSAIGTVRADNPQFTARLGQGIKGDGRDAKHPLRVIIDPHLETPPDYHVCSVPPQTLIVTGEAESETKARKAKALTDRCVEILEYKGERADLNWLMRKLGERSITSVMIEGGSSLNAYALRDGIVDRIVLFIAPKIIGGRDSIPAIGGKEFQRLEEAFQLRDVNVKRVGEDIMIEGYLNAVSRL, encoded by the coding sequence ATGAAAACTACCGATAGAGACGTATCGTTTATGAAGCGCGCTCTCCGGCTCGCGGCTAAGGCGCGCGGCATGACGAGTCCCAACCCGATGGTCGGGGCGGTGGTCGTCAAGAACGGCAGGATCATTGCCGAAGACTACCACAAGCGGCCCGGCGAGCTCCATGCAGAAGCGCTCGCCATCCTCCAGGCGAAAGAGAGGGCGAAGAACGCTACTCTCTATGTAACGCTCGAGCCCTGCTGCCACCTCGACAAGCGTACGCCGCCCTGCACCAAGGCGATCATCAGTTCAGGTATTAAAAAGGTGGTCGTCGCCATGCGCGACCCCAATCCCAAGGTCGCCGGGAAGGGGGTCGAGGAGTTGGAACGCCAGGGCATCGAGGTCGTGCACGGCGTTCTCGAGAATGAGGCGAGGCGGCTGAACGAGGCCTACATTAAATTCATCACCACGCGCACGCCTTTTGTTACCCTCAAAATCGCCATGACCCTCGACGGCAGGATCGCGACCCCCGAGGGGCAGTCGAAGTGGATCACCGGCGAGCAGGCCCGGAAGATCGTCCATCGCATGCGAAGCGAAGCGGACGCTCTCCTCAGCGCCATCGGTACGGTACGGGCCGACAACCCGCAGTTCACCGCCAGGCTCGGGCAGGGGATCAAGGGCGACGGAAGGGACGCGAAGCACCCTCTGCGGGTCATCATCGACCCCCATCTCGAGACGCCGCCCGACTACCACGTCTGCTCGGTCCCGCCGCAGACGCTCATCGTGACCGGAGAGGCGGAGTCGGAGACAAAAGCCCGGAAAGCAAAGGCCCTTACCGATAGATGTGTCGAGATCCTGGAGTATAAGGGGGAGAGGGCCGATCTCAACTGGCTGATGCGGAAGCTCGGCGAGCGCAGCATTACGTCGGTGATGATCGAAGGAGGCTCCTCGCTCAATGCCTACGCCCTCCGGGACGGCATCGTCGACAGGATCGTCCTCTTTATTGCCCCTAAGATCATCGGGGGCAGGGATTCGATTCCCGCCATCGGCGGCAAGGAGTTCCAGCGCCTCGAAGAGGCGTTCCAGCTCCGCGATGTGAACGTAAAGCGGGTAGGGGAGGATATCATGATCGAAGGATATCTCAACGCGGTATCGCGTCTATAG